The Anoplopoma fimbria isolate UVic2021 breed Golden Eagle Sablefish chromosome 5, Afim_UVic_2022, whole genome shotgun sequence genome contains a region encoding:
- the LOC129091261 gene encoding stonustoxin subunit beta-like, which yields MASDLMEVAALGRPFTLGMLYNARKDVLIPGKSWTTLMKVAALGRPFTLGMLYDAGKDVLIPGLTLWDDESLQGKITESVKPSSQFEITASDSIESKSTLLDVEASLKASFLCGLIEIEGSAKYLNDQKKFRNQSRVTCQYKSTTNFKQLSIIDKVTLDTHQIDVIKKSSATHVVTGILYGANAFFVFDSEKLDASSVQDIQGNMKAVINKIPSFNVEGRVGIKLTDEEKALTAKCSCKFFGDFILESNPATYEEAVKTYVQLPKLLGENGENSVPLKVWLMPLKNLYPEAPELTSGISVGLVRKTQNALEDLSEIQMRCNDSLEDRVIKNFPHLQEELSTFQDLCHHYASNLQQTMAKKLPSIREGKEDESSAEEFFEERDKSPFSQEKLSKWLDDKEREITIIRSCVDTMEGAKIVRNQSELDREIFAQGVDDALCFVFTSIKSGDTYLDEMATYIDSPKLGSTNEKQWFFSDEVVTIMREKAKTFHDLFKARKNNNQFRFLITVIPNEKYKGATIYHYKKGIQVTEDFSKPDLPPEQITDKRDLIWYACDLTLDPNTAQNYLALSEGNKKATKGSAWHNYPDHPERFDTHPQVLCREELSGRHYWEVEWNDDSTSAKWIYVGVAYKRIVRKGGGSKSSLGNNSVSWALIQYLGGGKHTLEAFHKGKVLERTFPSDGCHTLGVYLDWPAGTLSFYKVSFDTLSHLYTFNTTFTDPVYPGFWLNYENNHVYMRPVE from the exons ATGGCCTCAGATCTCATGGAAGTTGCTGCCCTGGGTCGACCTTTCACCCTAGGAATGCTCTATAATGCTCGGAAAGATGTACTGATCCCAGGTAAGTCTTGGACTAC TCTCATGAAAGTTGCTGCCCTGGGTCGACCTTTCACCCTAGGAATGCTCTATGATGCTGGGAAAGATGTACTGATTCCAG GTTTGACGTTGTGGGACGATGAATCTCTGCAAGGGAAGATAACTGAAAGCGTTAAACCCAGCAGTCAATTTGAAATTACTGCATCTGACTCCATTGAATCCAAGTCCACTCTGCTGGATGTTGAAGCTTCTCTGAAGGCCAGTTTCCTATGTGGACTGATTGAAATCGAAGGATCTGCCAAGTATCTGAATGATCAGAAGAAATTCAGGAATCAGAGCCGAGTGACATGTCAGTACAAATCTACCACCAACTTCAAACAGTTGTCGATTATTGACAAAGTAACCCTAGACACCCACCAAATAGATGTTATAAAGAAGAGCTCGGCAACACATGTAGTCACGGGCATCCTTTATGGGGCAAatgctttctttgtgtttgacagTGAGAAGTTAGACGCCAGCAGTGTTCAAGACATCCAGGGCAACATGAAAGCTGTGATAAACAAGATCCCCTCATTTAATGTTGAGGGCAGAGTTGGCATCAAGCTGACTGATGAAGAAAAAGCCCTGACTGCAAAATGCTCCTGTAAATTCTTCGGAGACTTCATCCTTGAAAGCAACCCTGCAACATATGAAGAGGCAGTGAAGACCTACGTACAACTTCCAAAGCTACTGGGAGAAAACGGAGAGAATTCTGTCCCATTGAAGGTCTGGCTGATGCCACTGAAGAATTTGTATCCCGAAGCTCCTGAGCTGACGAGTGGGATCAGCGTTGGACTGGTGAGGAAGACACAGAATGCTCTTGAAGATTTGAGCGAAATACAAATGAGATGCAACGATTCTCTTGAAGACAGGGTGATAAAGAATTTTCCACATCTTCAGGAAGAGTTAAGCACTTTCCAAGATTTGTGTCACCACTATGCATCTAACCTCCAGCAGACCATGGCCAAGAAACTTCCCTCCATCCGTGAAGGAAAAGAAGATGAGAGCTCAGCAGAAGAATTctttgaagagagagacaagtcACCATTCAGTCAAGAAAAACTAAGCAAGTGGCTGgatgataaagagagagaaatcacCATCATCAGATCCTGTGTAGATACTATGGAGGGAGCAAAGATCGTCCGTAATCAGTCTGAGCTGGACAGAGAGATCTTTGCTCAAGGTGTTGATGAtgctctctgctttgttttcaccTCCATAAAAAGCGGTGATACCTACCTTGATGAGATGGCCACCTACATAGACTCCCCTAAATTAGGGAGTACCAATGAAAAGCAGTGGTTCTTCTCAGATGAAGTTGTTACCATAATGAGAGAAAAAGCCAAAACTTTCCATGACCTCTTCAAAGCACGGAAGAACAACAACCAGTTCCGTTTCCTCATCACAGTCATTCCAAATGAGAAATACAAAGGAGCAACCATCTACCACTACAAGAAGGGCATTCAGGTCACTGAAGATTTTTCAAAACCTGACCTTCCTCCTGAACAGATCACAGACAAAAGAGATTTGATCTGGT ATGCCTGTGATCTCACCCTGGACCCAAACACTGCACAGAACTACCTCGCTCTGTCTGAGGGAAACAAGAAGGCAACAAAAGGATCAGCTTGGCATAATTATCCTGATCACCCAGAGAGGTTTGACACACATCCTCAGGTGCTGTGCAGAGAGGAGTTATCTGGGCGCCATTACTGGGAGGTAGAGTGGAATGATGATTCAACTTCTGCTAAATGGATTTATGTAGGTGTTGCATACAAGAGAATTGTCAGAAAGGGAGGTGGTTCAAAGAGCAGTCTTGGAAATAATTCCGTGTCATGGGCTTTAATCCAATATTTAGGAGGTGGTAAACACACACTGGAGGCATTTCATAAAGGTAAGGTATTAGAACGTACTTTTCCCTCTGATGGCTGCCACACACTTGGGGTGTATCTGGACTGGCCTGCTGGCACTCTGTCCTTCTACAAAGTCTCCTTTGACACACTGAGCCACCTCTACACCTTTAACACCACATTCACTGATCCTGTTTACCCAGGCTTCTGGTTGAATTATGAAAACAACCATGTCTACATGCGTCCAGTTGAATAA